The following proteins are encoded in a genomic region of bacterium:
- the era gene encoding GTPase Era, with protein MAQTVFRSGYVSIIGRPNVGKSTLLNLIVGAKIAIITDKPQTTRNRILGIKNLPEAQAIFLDTPGIHKPPKLMNKIMVKTAMQATSGMDIIIFLTQVQRKVHPQDIFILKCLCRAKCPVLLAINKCDLLPKHPEIDIENITQRYQSLLDFRETFHISALENRNVDALLESVIGLLPEGPMYYPQETVTDLSEEFILAEIVREKLMMLTQQELPYSTGVVVESIEEQEKGDQTLVRIHATIYVERSSQKIIVIGKNGQMLKRAGTLARKDMETMLGLHVFLKLFVKVRERWTENKTILKRMGL; from the coding sequence ATGGCACAGACCGTTTTTAGGTCAGGTTACGTATCGATTATCGGCCGGCCGAACGTCGGGAAATCGACATTGCTGAACCTCATCGTTGGCGCAAAGATCGCCATCATCACCGACAAGCCCCAGACAACGCGCAATCGCATTCTGGGCATCAAGAACCTCCCTGAGGCGCAGGCGATCTTTCTGGACACGCCCGGCATCCATAAGCCGCCCAAATTGATGAACAAGATCATGGTCAAGACCGCGATGCAAGCCACGTCCGGCATGGACATCATCATCTTTCTCACCCAAGTGCAAAGGAAAGTCCATCCCCAGGATATCTTCATTCTAAAGTGCCTCTGCCGAGCAAAATGCCCGGTTCTTCTGGCGATAAACAAGTGCGACCTGTTGCCAAAGCATCCGGAGATCGACATCGAGAACATCACACAACGCTACCAGTCGCTTCTGGATTTCCGTGAGACTTTCCATATCTCGGCACTTGAGAACAGGAACGTCGATGCCCTCCTTGAGTCGGTGATTGGCTTGCTGCCCGAAGGCCCGATGTATTATCCGCAGGAGACTGTTACCGACCTTTCGGAGGAGTTCATTCTTGCCGAAATAGTCCGGGAGAAGCTGATGATGCTCACGCAACAGGAGCTGCCGTATTCGACGGGCGTTGTGGTCGAGTCTATCGAGGAGCAGGAAAAGGGTGACCAGACGCTCGTTCGGATTCACGCTACTATCTACGTTGAACGGTCAAGCCAGAAGATTATAGTGATCGGTAAAAACGGGCAGATGCTGAAAAGAGCTGGGACGCTCGCGCGCAAGGACATGGAGACGATGTTGGGGTTGCACGTCTTTTTGAAACTGTTTGTCAAGGTCAGGGAGAGATGGACCGAGAACAAGACAATACTCAAGAGGATGGGCCTTTGA
- a CDS encoding lysylphosphatidylglycerol synthase transmembrane domain-containing protein, giving the protein MSLIHRLRRKLIVAIVLGACIFLAISLYSDFDKVAKALASFKLYYLPLVLGLAFLNYILRFCKWHYYLRLLDVKISKAQSFKVFLAGLTMTISPGRFGEVVKSLFVKMIDGSPIAKTAPIVAAERFTDFIGFLILSAYGAVAFATGGKVLLVSTAFTVAVILIVGSRRLAESLLRLMGRIPLLRRFTDKAFEAYESIYQLIALRRLVPAVALSVVSWACECVAFYVVLEALGLTRCVGFLDAVFIYAFSTIAGAITMMPGGIGLTEVSLTGLLVKISCEIPIQTSLAAAATIIIRLCTLWFAVVVGIIASAMLKDAGDAEKG; this is encoded by the coding sequence TTGAGCCTAATTCACCGGCTGCGAAGGAAGCTCATCGTGGCGATCGTTCTCGGGGCGTGCATCTTCCTTGCCATCTCGCTCTACTCGGACTTCGACAAGGTCGCCAAGGCCCTGGCCAGCTTCAAGCTTTACTACCTCCCGCTCGTCCTTGGACTTGCCTTCCTCAACTACATACTCAGGTTCTGCAAATGGCACTACTACTTGAGACTTCTGGACGTGAAGATATCCAAGGCCCAGAGCTTCAAGGTCTTTCTGGCCGGGCTCACGATGACGATAAGCCCCGGCAGGTTCGGGGAGGTCGTGAAGTCGCTTTTCGTCAAGATGATCGATGGCTCACCGATCGCCAAAACAGCCCCAATTGTCGCCGCCGAACGCTTCACGGACTTCATCGGTTTCTTGATACTCTCCGCCTACGGCGCCGTCGCATTCGCTACCGGCGGCAAGGTCCTTTTGGTGAGCACCGCGTTTACGGTCGCTGTCATTCTGATTGTCGGCAGCCGGCGCCTCGCCGAATCGCTTCTCAGACTCATGGGCAGGATACCGCTTCTGCGAAGATTCACCGACAAGGCGTTCGAGGCCTACGAATCGATCTACCAACTGATAGCGCTCAGGCGACTCGTGCCGGCCGTGGCGTTGAGCGTCGTCTCCTGGGCCTGCGAGTGCGTTGCATTCTACGTTGTGCTCGAGGCGCTTGGCCTCACGAGGTGCGTAGGTTTCCTGGACGCGGTGTTCATCTACGCCTTCTCGACCATAGCCGGCGCCATTACGATGATGCCGGGCGGGATAGGCCTGACCGAGGTCAGCCTCACCGGTCTTTTGGTGAAGATCTCTTGCGAAATCCCCATTCAGACGAGCTTGGCCGCAGCAGCGACGATCATTATCCGCCTGTGCACGCTCTGGTTTGCCGTCGTGGTCGGCATCATCGCCTCGGCGATGCTGAAGGACGCGGGGGATGCGGAGAAGGGTTGA